The sequence GACGGCAGGCGCTCCCTCCCCTTCGAGGGCGAGGCGCTGGCAGTGGTGAGCTTGGCGGGGCTGATGGAGCTGGGGCCCAACGGCAATGGGCGCAACGGCAGACCGCGCCGCATCGTGGCCATCCGGGCGGCCGGCGAGCAAGTGGGGCTGGCGGCGGACGACGTGCTGGAGGAGCGAGAGGTCATCTTGCGTCCCCTGGGGCCCCACCTCTCGCGCCAGCGCAAGGTGATGGCGGCGACGCTGCTGGCGGAGGGACAGGTGGTGCCGGTGCTTGATGTCCCCGGGCTGGTGGACGCGGCCCGCAGCTACCAGCAGCGGGTGGCGGCGGCGCCGGTGGCCGCTCCCAAGCCGCGGCCGTCGGTGCTGCTGGTGGAGGATTCCGTCATCACCGCCGATCTCGAGCGAGCGCTGCTGGAGCAGGCCGGCTACGAGGTCGTGACGGCGGGTGACGGCGTCGAGGCGCTGGCGCGACTCGCCGAGCGCCGCTTCGACCTCGTCGTAGCGGATGTCGAGATGCCGCACATGGACGGCTTCACTCTGCTGGAGCGGGTGCGCGCGAGCACCGACTACCCACAGCTGCCGGTGGTCATGGTCACGTCGCGCCGGAGTGTCGAGGACAAACGGCGCGGCCTGGCCTTGGGCGCCAACGCCTACATTACCAAGGGCACCTTCGACCAGATGGCGCTGCTGGACACGCTGGGGCGGCTGATCGGATAGCATGGGGCGGAGCTAATGGCGGGAGAACGCATCCTGGTAGCCGACGATAGCGCGACGGTGGTCGCGATGATGAGCGCGCTGCTGGCGAGCGCGGGATACGAGGTCGCCACCGCGGCCGACGGCATGGCCGCGGCGGAAGCGGTGCTCGGCGCCCCCCCGGACCTCGTCCTGCTCGACGTCAACATGCCGCGCATGAACGGCTACCAGGTCTGCCGCCTGATCAAGAGCGACCCGGCGCTGCGCGACCTGCCGGTGGTGCTGCTGACGTCGAGGGACCAGGTGAGCGACAAGTTCTGGGGGGCGCAGAGCGGGGCCGACCGCTACCTGACCAAGGACAGCGGTCCCGACCTCATCCTCACCGGGGTGCGCGAGGCGCTGGCCGCGCGTCGCCCCCGACCGCCGGCGGCGGCCGCGCCGGCCGGCCAGACGCGGCCGCTCGACCTCCTGAGCCGCCTCAATGACCTGCTCGACCGACGCCTGTTCCAGGCTACCATCCTCAACGAGGTTGCGCGCGTGGGGCGCTCCTTGCAGGACCTGGAGCAGTGCGCGAGCGCGGTCATGAAGACCCTGAGCCAGCTCGTGGACTACCACCTCGCCGGGGTCCTGCTCGCCGGGGACGAGGGGGGCGAGCTCTACGTGTGCCAGGCCAAGCCCGTCACCCGCGCCTGCCTGGACCGCTTCGAGAAGGACTGCCTCAACGCCCTTGCCGCCCGCTCGCAGGAGCCGCCGGAGCGCGACCGCTGGCGCGTGAGCATCTTCGATGAAGCGGGCGCGGGCGACCCCGCCGACGACCTCAAGCACCTCATCGTCCTGCCGCTGGAGGCGGAGAACAGCCCCGTCGGTCTGCTCGCCTTCGCCGGCGGTCAGCACATGGCGGTCGCACGCGAGGATCACCGCCTGCTGTCGGCGCTCGCCGACCAAGTCTATGTCGTGCTCGACAACGCCCGCCTCTACCGGAGAGTGCAGGTGATGGCGGTGCACGACGACCTGACCGGCCTCCACAACTTCCGCTACCTGCGCGAGCGCCTGGCGGAGGAGTTCGCGCGCGCGGGCCGCTACGGCTCGGAGATGTCCCTGGTGCTGATGGACATAGACCATTTCAAGGCCGTCAACGACCGCTGCGGCCACCAGGTCGGCAACCTGGTGCTCACCCAGATCGTGGCGGTGCTGCGCTCCCAGATCCGCGACCTCGACGTCGCCGCGCGCTACGGCGGAGAGGAGTTCGCGGTGATTTTGCCCATGACCGGCGTCAAGGGCGCGCTGGAGGTAGGCGAGCGCCTGCGCCGCGCGGTGGCCGAGGCGCGCTTCGGCACCGAGGAGGATCCCCTGCAACTGACCGTCAGCCTCGGCGTCGCCTCCTTCCCGGCGATGCCGGTGGCGGCGCCGGACGAACTGATAACCGCGGCCGACAACGCGCTCTACGTCGCCAAGGATGACGGCCGCAACTGCGTGCGCTGCGCAGGTGACCTCGAATATGAGCGAACCCACTCTTCAGCTGACCCCACCGCAGTTTGATCGTCTGCGCCGGCTAATCGAAGAGCGCGCCGGCATCTACTGCCCCGATGCGCGCGCGAGCGTGCTGCAGCGCGCGCTCGCGACGCGCATGCACCTGTGCGGAGCCACCGACTGGGAGCGCTACCAGCGGCTGCTCGCCTCCACCGGCGACGCCGAGCTGCGCCAGCTGCTGCGCTACATCACCGTCAGCGAAACCTCGTTCTTTCGCATCCCCTCACAGTTCGAGGCGCTCCGCCGCGTGCTGGTGCCGACGATCACCGGCAGCGCCCCGGCCGGCACGCTCAACGTGTGGAGCGCCGGCTGCTCCACCGGGGAAGAGCCCTACTCGATCGCGATCACGCTGGCGGAGATGGGCACGGTGCTGCGCCCGTGGCAGGTGCATCTCCTCGCCACCGACGTCAGCGCCGCCGCCATCGAGCATGCGCGCGCGGGGCGCTACGGCGAGCGGGCGCTGCGCGGAGTTCCCCGCGGCTGCCGCGCCCGCTACTTCGGGCGCTGCGCCGACGGGCGGCCCCCGGGCGCGGCCGAGCACGAGATCTCCCCCGCCGTGCGCCGGCGCGTTCGCTTCGAGGAGTTCAACCTC comes from Armatimonadota bacterium and encodes:
- a CDS encoding diguanylate cyclase, with the translated sequence MAGERILVADDSATVVAMMSALLASAGYEVATAADGMAAAEAVLGAPPDLVLLDVNMPRMNGYQVCRLIKSDPALRDLPVVLLTSRDQVSDKFWGAQSGADRYLTKDSGPDLILTGVREALAARRPRPPAAAAPAGQTRPLDLLSRLNDLLDRRLFQATILNEVARVGRSLQDLEQCASAVMKTLSQLVDYHLAGVLLAGDEGGELYVCQAKPVTRACLDRFEKDCLNALAARSQEPPERDRWRVSIFDEAGAGDPADDLKHLIVLPLEAENSPVGLLAFAGGQHMAVAREDHRLLSALADQVYVVLDNARLYRRVQVMAVHDDLTGLHNFRYLRERLAEEFARAGRYGSEMSLVLMDIDHFKAVNDRCGHQVGNLVLTQIVAVLRSQIRDLDVAARYGGEEFAVILPMTGVKGALEVGERLRRAVAEARFGTEEDPLQLTVSLGVASFPAMPVAAPDELITAADNALYVAKDDGRNCVRCAGDLEYERTHSSADPTAV
- a CDS encoding protein-glutamate O-methyltransferase CheR, producing MSEPTLQLTPPQFDRLRRLIEERAGIYCPDARASVLQRALATRMHLCGATDWERYQRLLASTGDAELRQLLRYITVSETSFFRIPSQFEALRRVLVPTITGSAPAGTLNVWSAGCSTGEEPYSIAITLAEMGTVLRPWQVHLLATDVSAAAIEHARAGRYGERALRGVPRGCRARYFGRCADGRPPGAAEHEISPAVRRRVRFEEFNL